The Sinomicrobium kalidii genome contains a region encoding:
- a CDS encoding lysophospholipid acyltransferase family protein, whose protein sequence is MMKLLKYPFLILWRIWFYVLMAGTIIPLSPAFLILTSSDRYYHQFFWLARNIWANVILYGMGFYPRIRREQKIEKGKSYVLVANHTSMTDIMLMLRASRNPFVFVGKKELAKIPIFGFFYKRVCITVDRNSIKSRTEVYEGAKKRLEEGLSICIFPEGGVPEDDVFLDEFKDGAFRLAIACQIPLVPMTFADNKKRFPYVFFKGSPGIMRAKIHPFIETNGLTVADRGQVKARVREVIYKQLCDYEKGKHTS, encoded by the coding sequence TCCGCTGTCCCCTGCGTTTTTGATACTCACTTCGTCCGACAGGTATTACCATCAGTTCTTCTGGCTGGCGCGGAATATCTGGGCCAATGTCATTCTGTATGGCATGGGATTTTATCCGAGAATCCGAAGGGAACAGAAAATAGAAAAAGGAAAAAGCTATGTATTGGTAGCCAATCATACCAGTATGACGGATATTATGCTTATGCTCAGGGCGTCCCGAAACCCTTTTGTCTTTGTGGGGAAAAAGGAACTTGCAAAAATCCCCATCTTCGGGTTTTTTTATAAACGGGTGTGCATCACGGTAGACCGGAACAGCATTAAAAGCCGTACCGAAGTATACGAGGGGGCGAAAAAGCGCCTGGAAGAGGGGCTCAGTATTTGCATATTTCCCGAAGGCGGGGTGCCGGAGGATGACGTGTTCCTGGATGAATTCAAGGACGGGGCTTTCCGGCTGGCCATTGCCTGTCAGATACCCCTGGTGCCCATGACTTTTGCAGACAACAAAAAGCGGTTCCCCTACGTCTTTTTTAAGGGGAGTCCCGGAATTATGAGGGCAAAGATCCACCCCTTTATAGAAACGAACGGGTTGACTGTTGCAGACCGGGGACAAGTGAAAGCCCGGGTACGCGAAGTGATCTATAAACAGTTGTGCGATTACGAAAAAGGAAAACATACCTCCTGA